A DNA window from Helianthus annuus cultivar XRQ/B chromosome 15, HanXRQr2.0-SUNRISE, whole genome shotgun sequence contains the following coding sequences:
- the LOC110922753 gene encoding NAC domain containing protein 50, with the protein MNHEPIITPQQPPPQSSLAPGFRFHPTDEELVRYYLRRKVCGKPFRFQSVSEIDVYKSEPWELADYSQLNSRDQEWYFFSPVDKKYGNGSRLNRATGRGYWKATGKDRSVHHKGQPIGSKKTLVFHVGRAPDGKRTNWVMHEYRLSDQELEGAQVAQDAFVLCRIFEKRGLGPPTKDRYAPFLEEEWEDDKTLFVPGGEPDEDTTNADGTQNDIVQMGTQTIDFVGKRVRSEDENGLKSEPEVEPLSLLNKRLKQADPSSSNANGSDDEPDVETLSLVNKRFKQVDPSSSNANGSDDEPDVETLSLVNKRFKQVDPSSSNANGSDDEPDVKTLSLVNKRFKQVDPSSSNANGSDDSTTTSQDPKTTNLSSALVDFRLPEAIATKETHPMTISSPSFDASTLEKSLHPVYLKYISQLEARIRNESIEKENLKVEVMRAHAMINVLHSRIGDLTKENNELKSGG; encoded by the exons ATGAATCATGAACCGATCATCACACCACAACAACCACCCCCTCAATCCTCCCTTGCACCCGGGTTTCGTTTCCACCCGACTGATGAAGAGCTTGTAAGGTATTATCTGAGGCGCAAAGTGTGTGGGAAGCCCTTTCGATTTCAATCGGTTTCGGAAATTGATGTTTATAAATCGGAGCCGTGGGAACTTGCCG ACTATTCTCAATTGAATTCAAGAGACCAAGAATGGTACTTCTTCAGTCCCGTAGATAAGAAGTACGGCAACGGTTCTCGGTTGAACCGTGCCACTGGTCGAGGCTATTGGAAAGCCACCGGGAAGGACCGATCCGTACACCATAAAGGCCAACCAATAGGGTCGAAAAAGACGTTGGTTTTCCATGTTGGTCGCGCCCCAGATGGAAAGCGCACCAATTGGGTCATGCATGAATATCGACTTTCTGATCAGGAATTGGAGGGAGCCCAAGTAGCACAG GACGCGTTTGTGTTATGCAGAATCTTTGAAAAGAGGGGTTTAGGACCGCCGACGAAAGACCGTTACGCACCGTTTCTCGAGGAAGAATGGGAAGATGACAAGACCCTCTTTGTTCCAGGTGGAGAACCGGATGAGGATACGACTAACGCGGATGGAACTCAAAACGACATTGTACAG ATGGGTACTCAAACAATCGATTTTGTGGGCAAAAGGGTAAGATCAGAAGATGAAAACGGTTTAAAATCTGAACCCGAGGTCGAACCTCTCTCTTTGCTTAACAAAAGGTTAAAACAAGCTGACCCGAGCTCCTCCAATGCAAACGGTTCGGACGACGAACCCGATGTCGAGACTCTCTCTTTGGTTAACAAAAGGTTCAAACAAGTTGACCCGAGCTCCTCCAATGCAAACGGTTCAGACGACGAACCCGATGTCGAGACTCTCTCTTTGGTTAACAAAAGGTTCAAACAAGTTGACCCGAGCTCCTCCAATGCAAACGGTTCAGACGACGAACCCGATGTCAAGACTCTTTCTTTGGTTAACAAAAGGTTCAAACAAGTTGACCCGAGCTCCTCCAATGCAAACGGTTCAGACGATTCGACGACAACTAGTCAAGATCCAAAAACAACCAACTTGTCATCCGCACTTGTTGATTTCCGTTTACCGGAGGCGATTGCAACCAAAGAAACTCATCCGATGACCATTTCATCACCGTCATTTGACGCTTCTACCCTTGAGAAATCCCTTCATCCGGTGTACCTGAAGTACATTAGCCAATTGGAGGCCAGGATCCGAAATGAGTCGATCGAGAAGGAGAACTTAAAGGTTGAAGTGATGCGGGCCCATGCTATGATCAACGTTCTCCACTCTCGCATTGGTGATTTGACCAAGGAGAATAACGAGTTGAAAAGTGGCGGTTAG